One genomic window of Quercus robur chromosome 6, dhQueRobu3.1, whole genome shotgun sequence includes the following:
- the LOC126689427 gene encoding glyoxylase I 4, with the protein MAASVATGVSLNHISRESSDIRRLANFYKEIFGFEEIESPNFLEFKVIWLNLSSAFQLHLIERNPSSNLPEGPWSATSPVADPSHLPRGHHICFTVSNFESFLQSLKEKGIETFQRSLPDGKVKQAFFFDPDGNGLEVACPVPQQ; encoded by the exons GAGAATCCTCAGATATCAGACGCCTTGCCAACTTCTACAAAGAG atttttgggtttgaagagATAGAGAGCCCCAACTTTTTGGAGTTTAAGGTAATATGGTTGAACTTGTCCTCAGCTTTCCAACTCCACCTCATCGAGAGGAACCCCAGTAGCAATCTTCCAGAAGGTCCCTGGAGTGCCACGTCTCCAGTTGCTGACCCCAGCCATCTCCCTAGAGGTCACCATATCTGCTTCACTGTCTCCAATTTTGAGTCTTTTCTGCAATCTCTTAAG GAAAAGGGAATTGAAACTTTTCAAAGGTCCCTTCCTGATGGGAAAGTTAAGCAAGCCTTCTTCTTTGATCCCGATG GTAATGGATTGGAGGTTGCATGTCCGGTTCCGCAGCAGTAA